Proteins from a single region of Candidatus Puniceispirillum marinum IMCC1322:
- a CDS encoding Na+/H+ antiporter subunit E: protein MMRVVLLFVILFCGWLLMSGHYTPLITSFGVLSCALCAWLSWRIGASDLEGLPTHLFARLPAFLLWLLREIIMSNIATSKIILFGGAKPEIFEVPATQRTAAGVATYANSITLTPGTVTIDINESKSSTFIVHALHSDFGDDVRSGDMDRRVSALEDITDAELAKS, encoded by the coding sequence ATGATGCGTGTTGTTCTTCTATTCGTGATCCTGTTTTGTGGATGGCTATTGATGTCTGGGCATTATACGCCCCTAATCACATCATTCGGCGTCTTGAGTTGTGCGCTCTGTGCGTGGCTGTCCTGGCGCATTGGTGCTAGTGATCTTGAAGGCTTGCCGACGCATTTATTTGCCAGACTGCCAGCTTTCCTGTTGTGGCTTTTGCGTGAAATCATCATGTCGAATATTGCCACCTCAAAAATCATTCTGTTTGGGGGTGCCAAGCCAGAAATATTTGAGGTTCCCGCCACCCAACGCACTGCGGCAGGTGTGGCCACCTATGCCAATTCGATTACCTTGACGCCTGGCACCGTAACCATTGATATCAATGAAAGTAAATCATCGACATTTATTGTGCATGCACTGCATTCGGATTTTGGTGATGATGTGCGTAGTGGCGATATGGATCGCCGTGTTTCGGCTCTAGAAGACATAACAGATGCGGAGCTGGCCAAGTCATGA
- a CDS encoding iron-sulfur cluster assembly scaffold protein, with amino-acid sequence MDALYQKQILSLAHSARASTLDFTPAYTASCNNPVCGDRVTVSIAIKAEHISDINVAVKGCALCEAGAGLLLESARHEHLDRINALGTSLRAFLDTGNEDEKQPGDETSTQIQVFAPVKPISNRHKCVTLAFDAFDEAIGLFRADRDLVKSP; translated from the coding sequence GTGGACGCTTTATACCAAAAGCAGATACTGTCACTAGCGCATAGCGCCCGCGCCAGCACCCTTGATTTTACGCCCGCTTATACAGCCAGCTGTAACAATCCTGTTTGTGGTGACCGGGTAACCGTATCGATTGCCATCAAGGCAGAACACATTTCCGATATAAATGTTGCTGTCAAAGGGTGTGCTCTTTGTGAGGCAGGGGCTGGTCTTTTGCTTGAATCTGCTCGGCATGAACATCTAGACAGAATCAACGCACTTGGCACAAGCCTTCGCGCGTTTCTAGATACCGGTAATGAAGATGAAAAACAGCCAGGCGACGAAACAAGCACTCAAATTCAGGTGTTCGCACCAGTCAAACCCATAAGCAACAGACACAAATGTGTCACGCTTGCCTTTGACGCCTTTGACGAGGCCATCGGCCTATTCAGGGCGGACAGAGACCTTGTCAAAAGCCCATAA
- a CDS encoding sterol desaturase family protein, translated as MPADNQTPFRDNGSSHDAPAQSARQQWNWHPDLPIGNNPLFEWPWHMPTIWAYHRDTWLKLSEVSFVLILAIATFYLMQPVMPVDGDSGSMTWVGVLYGVNLGLVCAVAGGLHWFLYIHKGQGIERKYISAFGHKGGGRFSFGNQVHDNIFWTLVSGVGFWTFYQAIMLWRLNSGAASAIEWGDSPVLFSLIIFLTGPWIAFHFYWGHRFLHMGVVYKWVHALHHRNVNVGPWSGISMHPVEHAIYFSSVFIHLFIPSHPIHICFHMYMLGLSAIIGHSGFHSLFIGNKDRFALGHFHHQLHHRYFECNYGSVDFPLDRWFGTFHDGSQESFSRLKNNLKI; from the coding sequence ATGCCAGCTGACAATCAAACCCCCTTTAGAGACAATGGTTCATCGCATGATGCCCCGGCACAATCAGCGCGTCAGCAATGGAACTGGCATCCCGATCTGCCAATAGGGAATAACCCGCTGTTTGAGTGGCCTTGGCACATGCCAACAATTTGGGCGTATCATCGTGATACGTGGTTGAAGCTATCCGAAGTCAGCTTTGTTCTGATTTTGGCTATTGCCACATTCTATCTGATGCAGCCTGTTATGCCTGTTGATGGTGATAGCGGCAGCATGACATGGGTGGGGGTTCTTTATGGCGTCAATCTGGGACTGGTTTGTGCTGTTGCTGGAGGCTTGCACTGGTTTTTGTATATACATAAAGGGCAAGGCATCGAACGTAAATATATCAGCGCGTTCGGCCATAAAGGGGGCGGTCGTTTCAGCTTTGGGAATCAAGTGCATGACAATATATTCTGGACCTTAGTCAGCGGCGTTGGATTCTGGACATTCTATCAGGCGATTATGCTATGGCGCCTCAATAGTGGTGCTGCAAGTGCTATTGAGTGGGGTGATAGTCCGGTTCTGTTCAGTCTGATTATATTCCTTACCGGGCCGTGGATCGCGTTTCACTTTTACTGGGGACATCGTTTTCTGCATATGGGCGTCGTTTATAAATGGGTTCATGCCTTGCACCATCGCAATGTGAATGTTGGTCCATGGTCAGGCATTTCAATGCATCCAGTTGAACATGCCATATATTTCTCGTCAGTTTTTATTCATTTATTCATACCGTCGCACCCGATACATATCTGTTTCCATATGTATATGCTGGGTCTTTCAGCGATTATTGGGCATAGCGGGTTTCATAGCTTGTTTATTGGCAATAAAGACCGCTTTGCGTTGGGTCATTTTCATCATCAACTGCATCATCGTTATTTTGAGTGTAATTATGGCAGTGTTGACTTTCCACTTGATCGGTGGTTCGGCACCTTTCATGATGGTTCACAAGAATCTTTTAGTAGATTGAAAAATAATCTAAAAATCTAG
- a CDS encoding MBL fold metallo-hydrolase: MLIKVIGVTMMLRRFLLVTLALIMLTGCDQLGEPPKDVHLKIVQSSPNYDMASKTFVNRRPDIIENMGDETSFWDDPIGNLRHNFFFNSNETSPSQLIPEDRSGVPADFGDSTGTVKFIWLGHSTFLLSINNKIVLVDPIFSNAASPVSFLVKRFQPPVVNLNDLPELDYVLISHDHYDHLDMETIIKLKDDDVTFVTPLGVSSHLRKWGVANDKLIELDWWDKIDFDGVTFICTPAQHFSGRTALFSTMKTLWASWIVQGGGKRVYYSGDSGYDVHYKNIGDQYGAFDIVFMDSGQYNENWAAVHNMPDEVIQGFIDLQGKHLVPVHWGMFTLSMHNWYDPPIEIIKRAKPHNISVMTPLMGQTVVLDDPGVFERWWEALIGK; the protein is encoded by the coding sequence ATGTTGATTAAAGTTATAGGTGTAACGATGATGTTGAGAAGATTTTTACTGGTAACATTGGCACTTATAATGCTGACGGGATGTGACCAGTTAGGCGAACCCCCCAAAGATGTGCATCTGAAAATTGTTCAGTCATCACCCAATTATGATATGGCCAGCAAGACATTCGTCAATCGACGCCCTGATATCATAGAGAATATGGGGGATGAAACGAGCTTCTGGGACGATCCAATAGGTAATTTAAGGCATAATTTCTTTTTCAATTCTAATGAAACGTCCCCATCGCAATTAATTCCCGAAGATCGTTCGGGGGTGCCTGCCGATTTTGGCGATAGCACCGGTACGGTAAAATTCATCTGGCTAGGCCATTCAACATTCCTGCTGTCCATTAACAACAAGATCGTTCTGGTCGATCCGATATTTTCCAATGCCGCGTCTCCGGTCAGTTTTCTGGTAAAACGGTTTCAGCCGCCTGTAGTCAATCTCAATGATTTGCCTGAGCTTGATTATGTGCTGATTTCACATGATCACTATGATCATCTTGATATGGAAACGATCATCAAGCTAAAGGATGATGATGTAACCTTTGTGACACCGCTTGGCGTTAGTTCGCATTTGCGAAAATGGGGCGTTGCGAATGACAAGCTGATCGAGTTGGATTGGTGGGATAAGATAGATTTTGATGGCGTTACTTTTATCTGTACACCAGCCCAGCATTTTTCTGGCCGGACAGCGCTGTTTTCGACAATGAAAACACTGTGGGCATCCTGGATTGTTCAAGGCGGAGGCAAGCGTGTCTATTATAGTGGCGATTCTGGTTATGATGTGCATTACAAAAACATCGGTGATCAATATGGCGCGTTTGATATCGTGTTCATGGATAGCGGGCAATATAATGAAAACTGGGCCGCTGTTCACAATATGCCAGATGAAGTGATACAGGGATTCATTGATTTGCAAGGCAAGCATCTGGTTCCGGTTCATTGGGGCATGTTCACCTTATCAATGCATAACTGGTATGATCCGCCGATCGAAATTATCAAACGAGCAAAGCCACATAATATATCTGTGATGACTCCGCTTATGGGGCAAACGGTGGTTTTGGATGATCCGGGCGTCTTTGAGCGATGGTGGGAAGCCTTGATCGGCAAATAG
- a CDS encoding adenylate/guanylate cyclase domain-containing protein yields MKLHIRGLLGLSGDSIKCLAFLIALLTSTIAHAETVFSIEPQQLATIPHENLSFLEGVDHTAALSALEQGDWSSTLQSDQSIADGYWVRVRIFNNTATQEIGINHNWNREKKIFTTSRQGAISYPYWVYESGDWIDDGRILGQYRVLMPIGEETVLYSYFRSNPFDRFMGRVNGLDRMTVGTWQDVQLRELFRFASNIVFMSVAFAFGLYYLFIYVVSKGNYLWLSLSLFQATAFVGLTSSNAMLFGINRWVSNSEFTLVLNSALFALLLQFFRKSLELDKQFKRLDRVFLAVIGFYAIMIFVNFVTALSWPGASEFDLIAYPPDRLGPGVVKLQYLVLPFGLLLLASVGISAVSWFKGSKTGKYMCMSFMLPLLTVPISIIAYLMFGFTWVTMLVATTSGGLLFLSMFVTFGFAVAQQLNDLKALALDQQIRLTSAYQRFVPKQLLLNLKKDSILDVNLGDQVEIEMSILFSDIRSFTSISENMTPDENFSFVNGYLKRMGPIVRAHNGYIDKFLGDGIMALFNRSADDATAAAVKMQQNLIVYNKEAKAQGKQSINIGIGVNTGSMMFGTLGEADRMEGSVISDAVNLAARLEMLTKLYKAKVLISEDSCLKLTPGLFAVRMIDRVAVKGKSDAVKVFEVLDAEADDIMALKVRNKARFDEAVTLYQAQNIHEAQTIFADIHDNNPADMVAHLYVERCESLLRGGWDASTWDGVNRMQSK; encoded by the coding sequence ATGAAGCTTCACATACGTGGCCTTCTGGGTTTGTCTGGTGACAGCATAAAGTGTCTGGCGTTTCTGATAGCTTTGCTAACCAGCACGATAGCGCATGCCGAAACTGTTTTTTCAATTGAACCTCAGCAACTGGCAACCATTCCGCACGAGAATCTGTCGTTTCTGGAGGGAGTTGACCATACTGCCGCTTTATCGGCTTTGGAACAAGGCGACTGGTCTTCAACGTTGCAAAGCGATCAATCGATCGCAGATGGTTATTGGGTTCGTGTTCGCATTTTCAATAATACGGCAACCCAAGAGATCGGCATTAATCACAACTGGAACCGCGAAAAAAAGATTTTCACAACTAGCCGTCAGGGCGCAATCAGCTATCCCTATTGGGTATATGAGAGTGGTGACTGGATCGATGATGGTCGGATTTTAGGGCAATATAGGGTTCTGATGCCTATCGGTGAAGAAACCGTGCTTTACAGTTATTTTCGCAGCAATCCGTTTGACCGCTTTATGGGGCGGGTCAATGGCCTTGACCGCATGACGGTTGGGACATGGCAGGATGTGCAATTGCGCGAATTGTTCCGCTTTGCCAGCAACATCGTGTTCATGTCGGTGGCTTTTGCTTTTGGGCTTTATTATTTGTTCATTTATGTTGTTTCGAAAGGTAATTATCTGTGGCTGTCTCTTAGTCTGTTTCAGGCCACTGCCTTTGTGGGTCTGACATCATCAAATGCCATGTTGTTCGGGATTAACCGATGGGTATCGAATAGCGAATTCACCCTTGTCCTGAATTCAGCTTTATTTGCTCTGCTATTACAATTTTTCCGAAAATCGCTGGAATTGGACAAACAGTTTAAGCGTTTAGATAGAGTTTTTCTGGCGGTGATTGGCTTTTACGCCATTATGATTTTTGTCAATTTTGTCACCGCGCTGTCATGGCCGGGTGCATCAGAATTTGACTTGATTGCCTATCCACCTGACCGGCTTGGACCAGGTGTCGTCAAATTACAATATCTGGTTTTGCCATTTGGTTTATTGTTGCTGGCATCCGTTGGTATATCTGCCGTTTCTTGGTTCAAGGGAAGCAAGACCGGAAAATATATGTGTATGTCGTTCATGTTGCCGTTGCTGACAGTCCCCATTTCGATCATTGCCTATCTGATGTTCGGGTTCACATGGGTCACCATGCTGGTAGCCACAACAAGTGGCGGGTTATTGTTTTTGTCGATGTTTGTTACCTTTGGTTTTGCGGTGGCACAACAACTCAATGATCTTAAAGCTCTGGCTCTTGATCAGCAAATCCGTCTGACATCGGCTTATCAGCGTTTCGTTCCCAAGCAGCTGTTATTGAATTTAAAGAAAGACAGCATTCTGGATGTTAATCTTGGCGATCAGGTCGAGATTGAGATGAGCATTCTGTTTTCTGACATACGGTCATTCACCAGTATCTCGGAAAATATGACACCTGACGAGAATTTCAGTTTTGTGAATGGCTATCTGAAGCGCATGGGGCCGATCGTACGCGCGCATAATGGCTATATCGATAAATTTCTCGGTGACGGCATTATGGCTTTGTTTAATCGGTCTGCCGATGACGCGACAGCCGCTGCGGTGAAAATGCAGCAGAATTTGATCGTTTATAACAAAGAGGCCAAAGCACAGGGTAAGCAGAGTATCAATATCGGTATTGGCGTCAATACCGGCTCGATGATGTTCGGCACGCTTGGCGAGGCGGACAGGATGGAAGGGTCGGTTATCAGCGATGCTGTTAATTTAGCTGCCCGACTTGAAATGCTGACCAAGCTATATAAGGCAAAGGTTCTGATAAGCGAGGATAGCTGTTTGAAATTAACGCCCGGCTTATTTGCCGTGCGGATGATTGACAGGGTTGCGGTCAAAGGCAAGTCAGATGCGGTCAAGGTGTTTGAGGTTCTGGATGCTGAAGCTGATGACATCATGGCTTTGAAGGTCAGGAACAAGGCACGTTTTGATGAAGCTGTGACATTGTATCAGGCCCAGAATATTCATGAAGCGCAGACAATATTTGCTGATATCCATGATAATAATCCGGCCGATATGGTGGCACATTTATATGTTGAAAGATGTGAAAGTCTTTTGAGAGGTGGGTGGGACGCATCAACATGGGACGGCGTGAACAGGATGCAATCAAAATGA
- a CDS encoding NUDIX hydrolase: MSHKIGVIPFDISGDCIAVMFVTSQNRGSWILPKGDLKANETHKQGCKREAFEEAGVRGTLLTDFPMTVVIGKSNGINVENVLVTYYPLLVTKQVNKWPEDHKRERHWSPLNKVHKITERNDYLQLIKQFDAIAPWILEIAKHKKALLQA, encoded by the coding sequence ATGAGTCATAAAATAGGCGTTATTCCCTTTGATATAAGCGGTGATTGTATAGCGGTGATGTTTGTAACATCGCAGAACCGTGGTAGCTGGATCCTGCCCAAAGGTGATCTGAAAGCTAATGAAACGCATAAGCAGGGATGCAAACGCGAAGCCTTTGAAGAAGCTGGGGTAAGGGGTACGTTACTAACGGATTTTCCTATGACTGTGGTGATTGGAAAAAGCAACGGGATTAACGTTGAAAATGTTCTGGTTACCTATTACCCGCTTTTGGTCACCAAACAGGTCAATAAATGGCCAGAGGACCATAAACGTGAACGGCATTGGTCACCTCTGAACAAGGTGCATAAAATCACCGAACGCAATGATTATCTGCAACTGATCAAACAGTTTGATGCTATTGCACCGTGGATATTAGAAATTGCAAAACATAAAAAAGCGTTGCTGCAAGCATAG
- a CDS encoding polyamine aminopropyltransferase: protein MSVLFEELDYQMTPLGPLSLRRRRQLKLDKDVVEVILNDEHLMSDMFTASEVALAERPLSRMTHAAPDILIGGLGLGYTAQAALAFDHVKSVTVIEYLAPVIAWHQHGLLPIGTMLAEDPRCDIVEADFFACAADDKGFDKAHPHRSFDGIFLDIDHTPDFHLNHSHAGFYTEDGLRQLATFVKDGGVFALWSNDAADDTFVDRLAKVFAKAYAEDVVFFNPLMETDCCQTVYIAEK, encoded by the coding sequence TTGTCAGTATTATTTGAAGAACTCGATTATCAGATGACCCCGCTAGGGCCACTATCGCTGCGCCGCCGCCGGCAGTTAAAGCTCGATAAAGATGTTGTCGAAGTCATTCTGAATGACGAGCATCTTATGTCGGATATGTTCACGGCGTCTGAGGTCGCCCTTGCCGAGCGCCCTTTATCGCGCATGACGCATGCTGCGCCTGATATTCTGATTGGGGGGCTGGGGCTTGGCTATACGGCACAGGCGGCGCTGGCTTTCGATCATGTAAAGTCAGTGACGGTTATCGAATATCTGGCTCCGGTCATTGCTTGGCATCAGCATGGCCTGCTTCCTATTGGCACCATGTTGGCTGAAGACCCGCGTTGTGATATTGTCGAAGCTGACTTTTTTGCCTGTGCTGCTGATGATAAGGGGTTTGATAAAGCGCATCCGCATCGCAGTTTTGACGGCATCTTTCTGGATATTGATCATACCCCCGATTTTCATCTGAATCATAGTCATGCTGGCTTTTATACCGAAGATGGCTTGCGCCAACTGGCCACATTTGTGAAGGATGGTGGTGTTTTTGCCTTATGGTCGAATGATGCTGCGGATGATACGTTTGTCGATCGTCTTGCAAAGGTATTTGCCAAAGCATATGCGGAAGATGTGGTGTTTTTTAACCCGTTGATGGAAACTGATTGTTGCCAGACAGTATATATTGCCGAAAAATAA
- a CDS encoding YiiX/YebB-like N1pC/P60 family cysteine hydrolase, with protein MQSILRYFGNMLARYLSKPKPGYERFSVLSQAQLMATLQPCDLLLVEGNSQISTAIKYLTQSTWSHVCLFVGDKDGQDPLLEADLVNGVCRVPLSKYDGYNVRICRPVNVTDADKRALINFAIERIGHQYDSKNIFDLMRYLIATPPVPSRYRRSLIAFGSGDPTKAICSTLVAQSFQSIKYPILPRAVGTQKQTRFSIDQRVMQKRHYSHFTPRDFDLSPYFQIVKPTISRKFNYKDIKWDE; from the coding sequence ATGCAATCCATATTACGCTATTTCGGAAACATGCTTGCACGCTATTTGAGCAAACCAAAGCCAGGATATGAACGGTTTTCGGTTTTGTCTCAGGCGCAGTTAATGGCGACGTTACAACCTTGTGACCTATTGCTCGTCGAAGGCAATAGCCAGATAAGCACCGCGATCAAATATCTGACGCAGTCAACTTGGTCGCATGTCTGTCTGTTTGTTGGTGATAAAGACGGACAGGATCCATTGCTGGAGGCTGATCTGGTGAATGGTGTCTGTCGGGTGCCTTTGTCTAAATATGATGGGTATAATGTCCGTATCTGTCGTCCAGTTAATGTAACCGATGCGGATAAGCGCGCCTTGATCAATTTCGCCATCGAACGTATCGGGCATCAATATGACAGTAAGAATATTTTTGATCTAATGCGCTATCTGATTGCCACGCCCCCTGTGCCATCGCGCTATCGGCGTTCATTGATCGCTTTTGGCAGTGGCGATCCAACAAAAGCCATTTGTTCGACGCTGGTTGCGCAATCGTTTCAATCAATAAAATATCCCATTCTGCCGCGCGCTGTTGGAACGCAGAAGCAAACCCGCTTTTCTATTGATCAGCGTGTTATGCAAAAAAGACATTATAGCCATTTCACGCCGCGTGACTTTGACCTGTCTCCATATTTTCAGATTGTCAAACCGACGATAAGTCGTAAGTTCAACTATAAAGATATAAAATGGGATGAGTAG
- a CDS encoding DMT family transporter, with protein MGKIKQSSAKGAFLSLVGFGLYSTHDVVVKYLGGFYTPFQIMFFSVLFSFPLVTLYILRNPRTGSLWPHHPVQMSIRVLATSLSGFCTFYAFSVLPLAQTYALLFLTPILITVLSIPVLGERVGLHRGLSVLVGFIGVLVVLQPGDVSFTLGHLAGLGGVVGAATNSLITRRIGQREKMAVMLLYPMLGNFLIMGSVLPFVYEPMPLLHLGSIAILALLGFLAMFFIVSAFQNANAAIIAPMQYSQILWAGFFGLILFSDQVTISLVAGSALIIASGLYIVKRELSQKQSLQPVLSEAIFRPDNGLRPRFAISHSFFKKFKRGKKDKRIE; from the coding sequence ATGGGAAAAATCAAACAATCATCAGCTAAGGGTGCCTTTCTTTCGCTTGTTGGTTTTGGTTTATATTCAACGCATGACGTTGTTGTAAAATATCTTGGTGGCTTTTATACCCCGTTTCAAATCATGTTCTTTTCGGTGCTGTTTTCCTTTCCTCTGGTCACGCTTTATATCCTCAGAAATCCGCGCACAGGTAGCCTGTGGCCGCATCATCCTGTGCAGATGAGTATCAGGGTGCTGGCAACATCGCTGTCGGGTTTTTGTACCTTTTATGCTTTTTCGGTATTGCCGCTTGCACAGACATATGCGCTGTTGTTTCTGACCCCCATATTGATCACGGTTTTATCAATTCCCGTGCTTGGGGAGCGTGTTGGTCTGCATCGTGGATTATCAGTGCTTGTTGGCTTTATTGGTGTTCTAGTGGTTTTGCAACCAGGTGATGTGTCATTCACGTTAGGTCATCTGGCAGGTTTGGGCGGCGTTGTCGGCGCAGCCACCAATTCGTTAATCACCCGCAGAATTGGACAACGTGAAAAAATGGCTGTCATGCTACTTTACCCTATGTTGGGTAATTTTCTGATTATGGGTTCTGTTTTGCCGTTTGTTTACGAACCCATGCCGTTATTGCATCTTGGTAGCATTGCCATTCTGGCTCTTTTAGGGTTTCTGGCGATGTTTTTCATTGTCTCAGCCTTTCAAAATGCTAATGCGGCGATTATTGCCCCGATGCAATATTCGCAGATATTATGGGCCGGATTTTTCGGTTTGATACTATTTAGCGATCAGGTAACCATATCGCTGGTTGCGGGATCTGCTTTGATCATTGCTAGTGGTCTCTATATCGTGAAACGCGAATTGAGCCAAAAGCAATCATTGCAGCCGGTATTGTCCGAGGCTATTTTCCGCCCAGACAACGGATTACGCCCCCGCTTTGCGATTTCGCATAGCTTTTTCAAAAAGTTCAAGCGCGGCAAAAAGGACAAGCGCATAGAATAG
- a CDS encoding TRAP transporter substrate-binding protein, which yields MATAVVSATMVSVAAQAEKWDMPMAYAAGNFHSEMGVVFADRVRDYTDGDIDITVHAGGSLFKGGEIKRAVQTGQAPIGERFMSAHANEVPLLGWDNLPFLATTYADNNKLWAAAKDKVNAQLDSLNLVALYTCPWPGQGFYFKKAVNSSADTQGVKFRSYNTATATFAKELGMTPVQVEAAELSQALATGVAESFISSGSTGYDRKVWEHLTHYYKVNAWLPRNYVIVNKGVWNGLDSSTKSAIQKAADETGADCSAKSAELANWYFEQLEANGMSVEDASADFLRELKAIGAKMQADWLASTGADGQAIIDAYKSM from the coding sequence ATGGCTACAGCCGTTGTTAGTGCAACAATGGTTTCAGTAGCCGCACAAGCTGAAAAATGGGATATGCCCATGGCCTATGCCGCAGGTAATTTCCATTCGGAAATGGGTGTGGTCTTTGCTGATAGGGTTCGTGATTATACCGATGGTGATATTGACATTACCGTGCATGCTGGTGGTTCCCTGTTTAAAGGTGGTGAGATCAAGCGCGCTGTTCAAACTGGCCAGGCACCAATTGGTGAACGCTTCATGTCTGCACATGCAAATGAGGTGCCTCTTTTGGGCTGGGATAACTTGCCGTTTCTGGCAACGACATATGCAGATAACAACAAATTATGGGCTGCTGCCAAAGACAAGGTCAATGCCCAGCTTGATAGTCTGAACCTTGTTGCCCTTTACACCTGCCCTTGGCCAGGTCAGGGTTTTTATTTCAAGAAGGCTGTTAATTCATCTGCCGACACCCAAGGTGTAAAATTCCGTTCCTATAATACAGCGACAGCAACCTTTGCAAAAGAGCTTGGCATGACACCTGTTCAGGTTGAAGCTGCCGAACTATCGCAAGCACTGGCAACAGGCGTCGCTGAAAGCTTCATTTCTTCCGGTTCAACAGGCTATGATCGGAAAGTGTGGGAACATCTCACCCATTACTACAAGGTGAATGCGTGGCTGCCACGAAACTATGTCATCGTCAATAAAGGTGTTTGGAATGGTCTCGATAGCAGCACAAAATCAGCCATTCAGAAAGCGGCTGACGAAACTGGTGCTGATTGTTCTGCAAAGTCGGCAGAACTCGCCAACTGGTATTTCGAACAGCTTGAGGCCAATGGCATGAGCGTTGAAGATGCAAGTGCCGATTTCCTTAGAGAACTTAAGGCTATTGGTGCAAAAATGCAGGCCGACTGGCTCGCTTCGACAGGTGCAGATGGCCAAGCCATCATTGACGCCTATAAGTCAATGTAA
- a CDS encoding TRAP transporter small permease, whose amino-acid sequence MTNWPLLLGMPLWFWLFILPAMVALFCRLARFRIQPLLKPVWRMLDRVYLASGIIAAIFMITILVIIMAQMAARWLNIPFEGSTEFAGYAMAATSFFALAHALSRGAHIRVSILLNLNRYTRLWLDAFATLIAAVIATYFARFAVKTNFMSEILNDRTQGQDQIPEWILSILKMPGTFPTEWATLWANTSNELIFTPVWVPQIPMSIGTILLAIALWDNLIRLLVTSETAIKGEVVK is encoded by the coding sequence ATGACAAATTGGCCTCTATTACTCGGAATGCCGCTTTGGTTCTGGTTGTTCATCCTTCCTGCCATGGTTGCTTTATTCTGTCGTCTTGCCCGTTTCCGCATCCAGCCTCTGCTAAAACCAGTATGGCGTATGCTGGATCGTGTTTATCTTGCCTCGGGCATCATTGCCGCCATTTTTATGATCACAATACTGGTTATCATCATGGCGCAGATGGCGGCACGTTGGCTCAATATACCCTTTGAAGGCTCGACTGAATTTGCCGGCTATGCGATGGCCGCGACGTCATTCTTTGCACTGGCGCATGCGCTGAGTCGCGGTGCCCATATCCGGGTATCGATTCTATTGAATCTAAACCGTTACACCAGACTTTGGCTGGATGCTTTTGCAACGCTGATCGCGGCGGTAATCGCCACATATTTTGCCCGTTTTGCGGTAAAGACGAATTTCATGTCAGAAATTTTGAATGACCGGACACAAGGTCAGGATCAGATCCCCGAATGGATTTTATCGATACTCAAAATGCCCGGTACCTTTCCAACTGAATGGGCAACATTATGGGCAAATACCAGTAATGAATTGATTTTTACCCCGGTCTGGGTGCCACAGATACCTATGTCGATTGGTACAATCCTGTTGGCCATTGCCTTATGGGACAATTTGATACGTCTGCTTGTAACAAGTGAAACCGCCATCAAGGGAGAAGTAGTTAAATGA